Within the Gorilla gorilla gorilla isolate KB3781 chromosome 15, NHGRI_mGorGor1-v2.1_pri, whole genome shotgun sequence genome, the region ATCTTAATAATTAGCGATGATTCAGATATTTTGGAatagctttatatttttatttatttttctttttgagacagagtgccactatattgcccaggctggtctcttaactactgacctcaagcggtcttcccacctcagcctcctgagaagctgggattacaggtgcacactaccaagCGCGGCTTAGAATAGCTTTTTAGAAAACCTAAACTTTTTATGTTCTGCAACTCTCCTCATATTGAAACGTTCATGTCCAACTGTTTTTCACCTTTTCTAATGAAAGTATTCTCCAAAGAACAAATTGGAATGCTTCCAATTATAGTTGTTCCCCCTTATCCTAGGGGGACACATTGCAAGACTCCCCAATGAATCCCTGAAACTGAAGTCTATATACACTGCCGAAACCTAAGTATACCATGTTTTAGATCTAATAACCAAGACGGGCTGATAGCGTATACAGCatggatacactggacaaagggatgattcacgtcCTAGGCAGGAGGGTGCAAACTTTCATTTTGCTACTCAGAACATGCTCTTGCCCCATTTAAAACTTaggaattggccaggtgcagtggttcatgcctaataccagcactttgggagactgaggtgggcggattacttgaggccaggagtttgagaccagcctggccaacatggtgaaaccccatctctaccaaaaattaaaaattagccgggcgtggtggcacgtgcctataatcccagctacttgagaggctcaggtaggagaatcacttaaacctgggaggcggaggttgcagtgagtcgagatcacaccactgcactttagcctgggtggcagagcgagactccatctcaaaaacaaaacaaaaaacttacgaattgtttatttctggaatttttcatttaatatgttCGGACCTTAGGTAATTAAAACCACGGATAAGGGGGGATCACCCTAACATGAATGCTGTTTATTCTAGGAATGGAGGGCTGGTCACTTTACTAAGACAGTGCTGTAGAACAGAACTTGTTACTAATTCCTATGCTTAGggctttgttttttaatcacaAGATTCTAGCACCTCCCCTATCTTCCAGACTTGGATTTtgaactttaaaattttgaagtaGTGTTGTGAATCAGTTGAGTATTATTAACTTGTAGAATAATTTATGTAATTCCATGACTAGGTAACTGTATAATTCTGAAAACCTGAACAGTCAAGAccatttggtttactttgattcTCAACTCCAGAATTAATATGAACTTTGATACAGAATCATTTTCTATTTCAGAAAGGCTAACCCTGTTTAAAAAGCATGTTAGCCTTACAACTTACCGTATATTTTCTACACTGTTAGTCCTAAAAATTTTATTGTGTGATGTGATTGACGTTAAACCTTAACATGGGAATGGGTtgtatgtgggtttttttgtttttttttttttttttttttgagacggagtttgcactgtcacccaggctggagtgcagtggcttgatctcagctcactgcaagctccgcctcctgggttcacgccattctcttgcctcagcctcccgagtagctgggactacaggtgcccgccactacgcccggctaattttttgtatttttagtagagacagggtttcaccgtgttagccaggatggtctcaatctcctgacttcgtgatccgccctcctcggcctcccaaagtgctgggattacaggcgtgagccaccgcgcccggccatgttttTTGATATTCTGAATAAAAAGGATATAGCAGTTGGGATGGGCTTGGGTTCTTGTCCTTTATGTTCTTGTCCTTTCCTCATGATAACCAAATCATAATTAGAAATAAGATGCTAAGAATACAAAGGTGGCTCTATGTTAATACTGTATTGATAGGTCAAAGGAGAAAAAGCATGAGATCAATTCATTAGATACTGAAAAGTCTTTTGAGGGAATTTAATGTCTTCTTGCTTTCTTTATTAACAGAATAGGAATAAATAATAGCATaggcataaattaaaaataatgtaattttttaaaatctcaaactaAAAATGGGAATCATACTTAAACATTAGCATTCCCAGGAGAGTTGGAGCAAGACCTCTGTGCCCGCTATCACTCAACATTTCATTATTTAAGTCCTAGCAagtgcaaaagagaaaagatgcaTAAATATTAGAGAAGGAAAGTTATTTTTTGCAAATGGCGTATTTTTTATCTGGAAATCCCAGAGAATCAAGTgagaaactttgaaaaataaaataagtcagtAATGATGCTTCCTACCCTAGGTTAATTAATATAAAGAAGAGTTAAAttcctatggcatatttctggtaACAAAAACATcactaaacttttaaataaaacccaaaacacttctagtattaaacatttaaatgagctgggcgcagtggctcacgcctgtaatcccagcactttgggaggccaaggtgggcggatcacaaggtcaagagatggagaccatcctggacaacatggtgaaaccccgtctctactaaaaatacaaaaattagttcgtgtagtggcacgcacctgtagtcccagctactcaggagactgaggcacgagaatcgcttaaactgaggaggcggaggttgcagtgaaccaagatcgcgccactgcactccagtctggcgacagagcgagactccatctcaaaaaaaaaaaaaaaaaaatttaaatgatttctactaaaaattttaaaaattagcatgcctgtggtcccagctactcaaaggctaaggtgggaggatccacttgagcctgggaggtcgaggttgcagtgagctgtgatcacaccactgcactccagcctgggtgacagagcaagaccctgtctcaaaaaaaaattgaatgaatgTGAGCTGtgtatacatttaagaaagattaataaaaagataattatttgccTCCCTATTCCAGTTCAGGGTCTCAATGGCTGGAGCCTTTCTTGGCAATTCAGAGTCCAAGTTGGGAACCAGCCCTGAACTGGACGCCATCCCAGCACAGGGTGCTCTCACCTACACCCACACTCACAGACTGGGCCGTGTAGACACATCCATTCATGTGCATCTTTGGGATATGGGAGGAAACTGGAGTACTTGGAGAAGACCCATAAAGATGGGAGAATGAGCCAGCCTCACACAGACAGTGACCTCAGCtgagactttttgttttttcttctcatcaacattataacaaaacaaAGTTGAATGAAACGTCTTTCGAGGACCTGCTGTagactaaaattttaaaaccctGTCCCATATATGAACgaacaattagaaaatacaatAGAAGAAAAGAGCCTATTTACAACCACAGGGAAAAGTTTAACAGAAATCCCTTAAAAGAAATGTATATAGGAGatctgataaagaaaataaactacatGAAAAGGACGGGAACTAAACAGTCCTCTGTGTCTGCATTTGCGGGTAGAAAATATTCAgggagccgggtgcggtggctcatgcctgtaatcccagcactttgggaggctgaggcgggcggatcacttgaggccaggagttcaagagcagcctggccaacgtggtgaaaccctgtctctattaaaaatacaaaaaattagccaggcatggcggcgcgtgcctataatcccagttactcaggaggccgaggcaggagaatctcttgaacccaggagatggagattgcagtgagctgacatcatgctattgcactctagcctgggcaacagagtgagaccctttctcaaaaaaaaaaaaaaaatacttgggggaaacacaataaaaataacaatagaaaatataagctaatataattatatagtattcACACTTttaagtattataaataatatagagATGATTTATacgggaggatgtgcataggttatatgcaaatactacaccattttatatcaggtaCTTGAGCATCCTGGGATTTGAGTATgggggtcctagaaccaatcTCCCTCAGGTACCGAGGGACTGTACTATACCTTGTTCTTGAACGAGatgatttgacattttaaatagaTGTTCCCCTAGATTAATCtgtaaatataatacatttcCAACCAGAATGCTaacacattaaatttttttaatgatctggaaaaaataaaaatacataggaaaatctgaaaaaaaaaaaagacagtagggTGACTCAcattaatgtttatttaaaatatattgtaaagcTTCTGTAATTAAAATGGAATGGTACAGTTGCAGACcagtagaaaagaataaagtcagctgggcacagtgtctcacgcctgtaatcccaagactttgggaggccaaggcaggcagatcacttgagctccggagttcaagaccagcctgggcaacatggtgaaactccatctctacaaaaaaactagctgggcaggatcgattgagcccagaaggtcgagtctgcagtgagcttatgatggtgccactgcactctggccagggaacaaagcaagactgtttcaaaaagaaaagaataaagtccACAATATCTGTGGGAAATGAAGGAGGCTCTATAGCCTGCTTGTTAAGAGCCTAAGCTCTGGAGTCATACTGGGTTTGAACTGCTTCTCTCTTTGTCATTAGCTCTGGGACCTTAAACAAGTTAACTTGCCAAGCTTCCTCTTCTCCAGCTGTAAACTGGGGGTGAAGATAAAATTTGTATCTGGGTTCTGGAGCTACCAAGTGAGGTGGTGCACAGTACACCACCATGTTCCATGTTTCATGGTAAATATTGGATAGATGCTAGTTATAAATGGCAGCAGTATAGTGTAGTAAAGGTAGCTTGTCCAATTAGCTGAGAAAAGATAGATAGTTGATAATTATTGTTTGGAagaatttaaagattttaaacaaGAAGTTAAACCATAAAAATACTATATGAAAGCAAGGCAGAGTAGGGAAGGCCTTTGTAAATATATCACAAAATCCAGAAGCCACGTATGGGAAAAGATTGATAGATTTGATgacatgaaatttaaaacttttgtataACCAAAATATGCCCTTTAAGAGATCTACAGATAAAAGGAAtttgggagaattttttttttttttttttttttttgatatggagtagccctccgttgcccaggctggagtgcagtggcgcaatctcggctcactgcaagctccgcctcccaggttcacgccattgtcctgcctcagcctcccaagtagctgggactacaggcacccgccaccacactgggctaattgtttttttgtatttttagtagagacggggtttcaacgtgttagccaggatggtctcgatctcttgacctcgtcatccgcctgcctcggcctcccaaagtgctgggattacaggcgtgagccactgcacccggccaaaaaattTTAATCTCATACATGAAAGCTAGTCTGCTTAGTATCTTACAAAGCAGTGAGAGAAAAAGATGTGCTACTGAGTAATAAAATGATCAAAGGCAAAGAGTACCTACagtcttttatttatataaagtcaAAGAACAAGCAAAATTAAGTCAAAAATTGACTGCCATGAGGCAAGGCAGTTGATTGGAAGAGAGCATGAGTAAACTTTCTGGAGtgagaaatgttctgtatcttgggGTGGTTATAGAGGCGTACACAATTATCAGAGCTTGTTAATCTGAACACTTAAGATCTCTGCATTTTGTTGAGTGCTAATTatacttcaatttaaaaattggtaaaaGTACTCCAGGACATCAACAAATTTAAATTTGGGAGtacacacagtggctcatggctataatcccaatactttgggaggttgaggcaggagggtcccttgatcccaggagtttgagaccgggtctgggcaacatagtgagacacctgTCTctgcaataaatttttaaaattttaagaaatttgctgggcatgatggcacacacctgtagtaccggctgttagggagactgaggcaagaagatgacttgagcccaggaggtcaagattacagtgagctgtgatctatctcgccactgcactccagcctgggtgacagaatgagaccctgtctccaaaaaaaagacgaggaaatgtaagttaaaataagacactaatttttaatatctattgtcattataaacaataaatttaataatatccAGTGGTAAAAGGAGTTAGAGAAATGAGTGTAAATTGGCATGGACTTTTCAAATGGATTTTAGATAAATTTATCTGTTGACTCTAAATTCCATGTCCAGTGCTTTTTCCTGGTGATAGATTCTCACACACGAACAAAGAAGTGTTGAGAGATGTTCACTGTATCATACTTAAAACAACTTATactgctacaaaaagaatgtaaatTAAATTGCAAATCATTTTTGTATGATGTGCAGCCATTAAAAGGGATGAAGTTAATAGAGCTGTATGAACTATTATGGAAAACTTTCCTatgtaaagaaaaacacattacATAAATAAGATTCCGTTTAAGTAATAATAATGTATGCATAGAAAGTTCCTTAAGGAATATTTAAGAAATGGTGAACActgattttgaaatttttctttcttccttcatttcttttctttttttaggaaaaTGTCTGATGAATTTTCGGTAAGTTGATCAGTTTATCTGTGATAAGTTTTTCATCTCTTAAGAAAAACAACATGGTCCTAACTGGGCTACGTAAATCTTTTCACTTAAAAGAGATGCtttaaccaggcatgatggcgtgcacctgtagtcctagctacttgggaggatcccttgaccccaagagtttcaggctgcagtgagccatgatcgtgccattgcactcctgcctgggcgacagagtgagactctgtctataaataaataaaagagatgcTTTTTGTGATTCTTGGCTTTGGGGGTAGGAAAGAGATTTTGATAGGTGATTTGCCTTAGTTTACTGAGATAATAGCATGTTTGGAAATGTTTCCTGTAtttatgaaaatatgtatttctttaaatgaaaatttaagatGTTACTTCTATTGTTCTCTTTTACCCTCATAGTATtaatagccaacatttattaGAAATTATTATATACCAGGCACTCTGTGAAAGTGTACTACATGAACTGTCATATTTAAGCCTCAAGTTAACCCTAAAACAGTTTTGAAACTGAAGAGGCTCTATCTCAGAGTATGTAGCTCCTTTGAGGttaagccaggattcaaatccataTCTTGACTGTTAGTTCTATCTtcttaattactgtattttgttATATTAATACAGCAGAGAAGTGAAGCACAATATTAGTTGTATTTAGAAAACGAGTTTCTCTGAAGAATTTGCACTGTAAAGTTGATACGCAAAGTAGCGTCTCAAGGTTTATGTTAAatagagtattttttaaatgactagcTTAGCTTTTGAAGATATTCTTGAGGTTTATAATCCCTGGCCCTATAGGTTACTATTCTCTGTGGGTTTATAATGGTGTTTGATATAACTTTTCCCTAGATAGGAAAGACGTATCTGTTTTGTATTTCAGTTGGCAGATGCACTACCTGAACACTCCCCTGCCAAAACCTCTGCTGTGAGCAATACAAAACCTGGCCAACCTCCTCAAGGCTGGCCAGGCTCCAACCCTTGGAATAATCCGAGTGCTCCATCTTCAGTGCCATCTGGACTCCCACCAAGTGCAACACCCTCCACTGTGCCTTTTGGACCAGCACCAACAGGAATGTATCCCTCCGTGCCTCCCACCGGACCACCTCCAGGACCCCCAGCACCCTTTCCTCCTTCCGGACCATCATGTCCCCCACCTGGTGGTCCTTATCCAGCCCcaactgtgccaggccctggcccCACAGGGCCATATCCTACACCAAATATGCCCTTTCCAGAGCTACCCAGACCATATGGTGCACCCACAGATCCAGCTGCAGCTGGTCCTTTAGGTCCATGGGGATCCATGTCTTCTGGACCTTGGGCGCCAGGAATGGGAGGGCAGTATCCTACCCCTAATATGCCATATCCATCTCCAGGCCCATATcccgctcctcctcctccccaagcCCCTGGGGCAGCACCACCTGTTCCATGGGGCACCGTTCCACCAGGAGCCTGGGGACCACCAGCACCATATCCTGCCCCTACAGGATCGTATCCCACACCAGGACTCTATCCTACTCCCAGTAATCCTTTCCAAGTGCCTTCAGGACCTTCTGGTGCTCCACCAATGCCTGGTGGCCCCCATGTGAGTGTTCAATTTGTTATTTAAGGTGTACTAATTGTACATAGCACAACTGAAACATTGTTTCTCCCCAGTTTTGGACGGAAGATTAAGAAggcttttaagtttttaaaagaggGTGTGTGTatattaaatgagtaaatttcAAACCTTCAGGTAAAGTATTTAAAAGGATGAAAGCACTGTTATAAGTATTCCTTGTGCTAAAAAGAAGAATTTTCCAAAGATCCCCAAAGACTTTGTAATGTAGTAAGCAGTGTCCTCAATAGCACCCTTTAGGTAAACTCTGAGATTCATTTCAttgggctttttgttttattattattatttctcagtATTGTTTTATAGCATCACACCAAAGTACAGTTCAGTAAAAGCAGTCTCTACCTGTCTAGCTTGATAGAGGTAGATTTTTAGAGAATCCAAGGCAATGAGTAGGTAATGTTCATCTTTCAAGCAGTTCTCGAGCTCAAGATTACACCCCTATTCTTTATTGTCAGTTACATGTAATGCTTTATGCTTTACTGTCAGACAAGCCAGCGTGGGGTTAACATCTTAGTTGAGGAGCCTGCCTTGGTCATATAACCAAATGGAAAAGTACCCCACTTCCCCTGTGAGGTAAGCCAAAAGAGTATCCAAACGCAGAGTAAAAAttttccttaggaaaaaaaaaatctgttaactctttttttttttttgagacagtcttgctctgtcacccaggcaagagtgcagtctctcggctcgctgcaatctctacctctcaggttcaagcgattctcctgagtagttgggattacaggt harbors:
- the MAPK1IP1L gene encoding MAPK-interacting and spindle-stabilizing protein-like isoform X1, which gives rise to MRPCLQKKDEEMKMSDEFSLADALPEHSPAKTSAVSNTKPGQPPQGWPGSNPWNNPSAPSSVPSGLPPSATPSTVPFGPAPTGMYPSVPPTGPPPGPPAPFPPSGPSCPPPGGPYPAPTVPGPGPTGPYPTPNMPFPELPRPYGAPTDPAAAGPLGPWGSMSSGPWAPGMGGQYPTPNMPYPSPGPYPAPPPPQAPGAAPPVPWGTVPPGAWGPPAPYPAPTGSYPTPGLYPTPSNPFQVPSGPSGAPPMPGGPHSYH
- the MAPK1IP1L gene encoding MAPK-interacting and spindle-stabilizing protein-like isoform X2; translated protein: MSDEFSLADALPEHSPAKTSAVSNTKPGQPPQGWPGSNPWNNPSAPSSVPSGLPPSATPSTVPFGPAPTGMYPSVPPTGPPPGPPAPFPPSGPSCPPPGGPYPAPTVPGPGPTGPYPTPNMPFPELPRPYGAPTDPAAAGPLGPWGSMSSGPWAPGMGGQYPTPNMPYPSPGPYPAPPPPQAPGAAPPVPWGTVPPGAWGPPAPYPAPTGSYPTPGLYPTPSNPFQVPSGPSGAPPMPGGPHSYH